The Diospyros lotus cultivar Yz01 chromosome 11, ASM1463336v1, whole genome shotgun sequence region GAAGAAAAATGCTGCTGATTTTGCTTTGTGGAAAGTAagctttttaattaattatttggaaagtaagcatttttattaattatttacatgTGCATGTATAAGCTACCCAGCACACAATCATCAAGATGAGCAAAAATTTTCTGCATATCCCTTATAATTGTTGGTGTTCGATCAAAGATTGACCTTATCGTAAGTGGAATTTTTCAGTTTGTTCAACATCTAAAACTAGTTACATGGGTagggatataaaatatgaatatgacATGACATAGACATGGATACACCACTTTCCAAAACATATAGGGACATGCAGAAGAATATTTATAAGcgcatatacataaatatttatgtCATATAGATTTTAAGTTTTGTGCATATATTATGAGTTGTATGGTCCCAACCAAccacaatatataaatatataaccgagttcttttgagtttttttggGGTAATATCTTATTAGGAGTTGTGTGCTATTCTTTTGAACTACATTATATAAGGAACCAAAATTGCACTCTAACTGAAATGTTTATCATCACTGGGTTTTCAAGCAGTTATTAATTGTTAATTGCTCGATTGatttgtttataatatttttccctGTGTTCCCAAGTCCAATTTTTCTCTCATGTACAATGATGTAAGAAGGTGCATTTTGGCATATAGTTACAATCATCATTGTCATCGCACgacttaatcccactaggtgatGTCAGCTAATAGATTCTAGCTCTCTGGTGTATAGTTACCATATAAGAAGTTCATTACTTTTCGAGCTAGGTTGGTTTGTAAGGTGTGGTTAAAGTTTATTAACTTTGTTGCAGTCTGCAAAGGAGGGGGAGCCCTTCTGGGAGAGTCCATGGGGTCCTGGAAGACCTGGATGGCATATCGAGTGCAGTGCCATGAGTGCTGCTTATTTAGGCTATTCTTTTGATATACATGGTGGTGGGATGGATCTCATCTTCCCCCACCATGAAAATGAAATTGCTCAGAGTTGTGCTGCTTGTGAAAAGAGTAATGTAACCTACTGGATACACAATGGATTCGTGACCATTGACTCAGAGAAAATGTCTAAGTCACTAGGAAACTTCTTCACTATTCGGCAGGTAAGTTAAATAGATATTGTTTGCACTATCCCAGTTTATCTTaactaatttttgtaatttcagtATCTACACTTAGCTTTATTTTGTTTACTCTGGATAGATTAAACTAGCTCTACGATGTTGGGTGATGTTACCAATTTTTGGTCCCCCAGGTTATAGACCTCTATCATCCCCTTGCTTTGAGACTTTTCTTAATTGGGACACACTACCGATCTCCAATCAATTATTCGGATGTTCAGCTTGAAAGAGCATCTGACCGAGTTTTTTACATCTATCAGGTATCACAATGCTAGAACCTTCAGTCtatctctcctctctctctctctctctctgtatatatatttatgttaacCATCCTACTATCTACCTGTCTATGCATGTGTAGTGTGTGCAATCCTGGTTTTTAGTCTTTTGGAACCACCTGGATCTAGTTTATGTCATGCCAGTTCTGTCTGGCTTTGCTTTCTTATCTTGCCATACTCGTGCCTCAACTAATATTTTGAGGCTATGTGCCTGACACACTGGCTGGAAACTGTTGCACCCAGTCATTTCATGCAAACACAGCTGAAAGATTAATTTGGTTGTCCTTTTTGTGCCCCTATATACTCTCAATTTACTTATGTTGTCTTCACAGAAACATAATTGATGATTGTTGAGTGATATTTCACGAATTAGATTGTGTGCAAAATTTAGTATCACCAATATGCTCTGGAGATACAGTTCCTATTCTTTGTGATTTATTAGGTTCAATTTTTTCAGACGCTACATGACTGTGGAGTTATTCTGAGCCAGCAGAATGACGGAACTCAAAAGGGCTCAATTCCACCAGATGTCTTGAGTTGCATCAATAAGTTCAATGATGAAGTTCTGATGTCAATGTTTGATGATCTTCACACTCCTGTTGCCTTGTCTGCACTCTCTGACCCattgaaaatcatcaatgaTTTGCTACACACTCGCAAGGTATTGGGCTTCCGAGTGAAAAGATTAGATGTAACGGTTTATGCAGAAgaatctttaaaatatttttgattataGTATTTTGCGAAACATAAAGACATTTTTCCAAATGCCAAAAAAGCACATAAATGAGATTCTTCTTGTTTGATTTGTTGTGGCTATAGTCTGATGGGCAGTTGGTGCTAGGTTTCCATTAGTTGGTTGACATTAGTGCTTAACCAAATTGAGAATTCCATGAATCAACAAATAGAGCACTGGTTGAGGACTGAATCACTAACCAGTAGAATTTTAAGTCTGGACCAACTTAAGTTGTGCTCATGCTTATTGTTCTCAAATGTAGGATTTATTTTGATTCcttctttttgtatttgttcatttatttttttatgttctaATCCTTAGTCTATTATTTCCTTTCCCGCGGTTCATTTCTTGTTGAGGAAACTTCTACCTTAACCTGCTCGATATTTTTTGATACTCTGCACAGGGGCGGAAGCGAGAATTGCGGATGGAATCTCTTGCAGCTTTAGAACAAGCTATTAGTAATCTTCTTTCTATTTTAGGTCTTATGCCAGCAATTTACTCTGAGGTATTCAAACTTTCTTTTCCTCTTATAATTCACTGTTGCAAAAACCATCTCCTAACTGCCATTCCACAAATGAACTAAGTTTTTAACTtctaaaatttctcaaaatggtGCAAATTGTTCTTGGCATTCTTAAACTTGACGTGGattgattcaaaattttcaaggaaTTCGTAACCTACTCTAGTGATTCCAATGCCTCCTTATTGCATTCATGTTATACCCCCCTGAAGAATTAtccttattctttcttttgCCAAGTAATGCATTTTTAATGCCATGACAAATAGTTAGGCCCATTGCAGGTTTTGCAGCAGCTGAGGGAGAAAGCATTAAAGCGTGCAAAATTGACCGAAGATCTAGTTCtacaaaaaattgaagagagGACAACTGCGAGAATGAACAAAGAGTATGAGAAATCGGATGCATTAAGGAAAGATCTGGCTGCTGTGGGTATCGCTCTAATGGACAGCCCGGAGGGAACAACTTGGAGACCAGCTGTTCCTCTTGCATTGCAAGAGCAGCAGGTTGCTGCAGCCTGAATGGCTTCTGGGGATGCCATTGTTAAGATTCATCACATCCTGCTTACAGTCTGGAGATTTTCTTCTTGTTAATGAAAGTCCTGGGTGGAACACTTATTTATGGGCCATTATTACATGGAGGTAGAAgtaaaaatgggaaaaaaatttaGTGCCTTTAGGACTGGCCAGGTAATAACATTCTTTTGATACCAATAATCTGTTTCTTCTTGCTACTGCATGTGGATTACCCTACCCTCTGATCTTTCTCCTCATTTGTGTGCTTTCAGGGTTAAGGATCAGTTCTCGACATGAAGCCATGGTTTTTGATCAATTGAATTGGGACTAATGTTGCTTGAAGTTACACTGTTTCTAGCATTTTGTGGCCCATTTTTATATTGAAACCAGCTCTGTATGGTAATCTCTTTACTTGCTATATTTTTCCTGAATGGTTGTTGACAGACGCAATCAATAATAAGTagatttgtatttgtttatgaTGGTTCTTTCTCACATGTATCCTGGAAAATGGTGGGAAATTATTAACTAATGCTCCAAATCTTTGAGcttgaaataaaaaacagaaCGATCATAGTATACATGAGCAAAGCTTATCTACAAGCAGGAACAAGAAAGCTGGGAATGTGAACAAACACAATGGAGCAAGGAGTGACAGTCACAGGCTCTGAGATATTCACATGTACAGGCTCCAATGGAGGTATGGTTCCAGAGGAGTTTACACTTAACATTTTCCCATTCAAAAGCACTGTTTGGCTGTGTAAGTTTCCATCTTTGGCTGTTAAATGGTACTCTTCTCTTGTAACTTCGCCAACATTTGACGCCTGATGCTTGCGTTCAGACTTTGTTCTTCCGGTATTGTGTTTATGTGGCAGTTTTGGAACCTCATTTGTGCTCTCATTTGCAACTGAAACCCTAACTTGGACTGTGTTGTTACCATCTAGGTTGATCAATAGTAATGTGATTCCTTCCTGTCACATATAAATCCGATAACTGTAAGATGCTTCATATAGATGACATCATAATCTGACATGGTAGAGTCTGCAATTTACAGATTGTTTTGAGCAGTGAGAATATGCACGGATTTTTGCTGTTCCAGAGAAACTTGTATTTAGAACATTTCTCCCCATTATCCGATGCCAAAGTAGAGCACTGCACAAGATTGCTCTTGTTTCAGAGACATAAAATGAGGTAATAATTATGAGAAAGGAAGATGCTGTGTTGTCAACAAGATTGTCAATGAATGTGAATCGAAGAGTGGGGAGTATTACTTCTCTATCAAATCTGCatattccttcttttttcttagAGAAGAGTTATTTACAAAAGTGGTTTTCATGACAGAAACCCAAGCATCTTCCAGGTACAAAAATGAGATCATGGGATTTTAGAAAATAACCTGTAGTAATCAGGGTTTGGAACAAAGGTGGTGGTGTTGAGAAGGCCATAGTTTCCACCTATTAAAGTTTGTCTACAGTATGTTTTGGTATCATAAGAGGATGCCATTCCAAGCTGATCCAAGTACCTATTTTGTGAGCATAGATTAAGATTAGTCCTAAAAATACTAAAcctacacacacatacacacatggAACTGAGAAGGATACTGATGAATAGATTAGCTCCAACACACCAAAAGCTAAATACAAAGGCATTAGTCACAAGATTATGGCCACTGTTATAAGCTCCACCAGCTTCACCAACCCATGCTACTGTCGAAGTTCCAGAGCTCTCTAGAATGTTCTGGAGGCTTCTGAAGGGCTCTGATCCTCCATCGAGGTAGGATGGATCTAGAATCTTCTCAATCAGGTGATTATCATTGCctggatatcaatacaagaagGGTAAACTTGATCGTCATCGAGCCCAAATGATTTGAGCAGAATTGCATAAACAAAGCGCTTCTGGTTTGCCAAGATACCTGGACCAAGGTTGTAAATATGGTGGGTGATCgcttggagagagagaggcgttTTGTTCACAAATTCTGCGAACCAGTAAGCATCGAAGAACCCTCCTGGGCCAAGGACCAGAGGCTTGATCTGGGAGCCTCTGTAGACTTTTTGCACCATGTTATGGAGAGCGATCACATCAGATGCATACTGATCTGCCGCAATTCGTGCTCCAATTCCATTCCCACTTAGCTCATTTCCTGAGAAAAtgcagagaaaaagaaaaaaaaaaaatctaagagaAAGAGATATACGCTACCTGAAGATAGCTAAGTCAATCTCCTGGATAAGATACGAGTGTTCTTACCAAGCTCCCAGCCACGGACAGTGTAGTTCTTGTTGACTGTGTATCTTATAAGAGACTCTGCATTGCTGGAATCCCATGCTCCTGTAGCTGAGCCATTGGGATTCATCGATCTACCACTTAACGCATTCAAGCCAAATATGACCTTAGCTCTGTGTACAACAACACAACTTTTTATCTCATTAGGCGGGATTGATTACGCAAATTTTAGTTGATTAGTTATTTCTACGCATGAAATTATCTTCTATAAAGTTGTTAAGAGCTATTATCGACATTAAGAAGAGAAGGGCTTCAATATTCACCAGAACTAGAAAGTGTTTGTGAATATGCAAGCTCTACTATCATCTCAATTTTGCTTGTTTTGGAACAGAAATGGTGAAAACTTTGATCTTCTTACCCGGCTTCTTTGAAGAAAATGTTTAGGGCATCCCAGCGAGGCAAGGGCAAGCAGCCTTGAGTGAAGCCAAACATCTCCAAATTACTTTTAACAAATTGGGAGCATGGTCGTTGGTCACCTATATTTTGGTATATGACTTTGTCTTGCAAAGTTCCACCAATTCTGATTGTCAAAGGAGAAAATGCTGCAAAATGCAGAGAAGTTTGTAACTTATTTTGAGTGCCAAGGAGTTGAAGTCCTAAAATGGGTAAGATTTACAGAAAGTTTTCCCACCTTTGATTGCATCTAGCAGAATTGGGTTGCTGAGATCctgcaaaatcaaaatttgcaAGATAGAACAAGTAAGAGTGATTTAGCTAAAACTTCTgaatatggagagagagagagagagagagagagagagagagaaccaaaTTGAGAAGAGAAGCACTGCCCCAGCTACAATCTTCATAGTCGCATTTCTCAGGAGGCCAAAAATCCATAGTGGCACAAATGAAGTCTTCATCTGTCTTCCCAATGGAGGCTGTTCCATTGATGAGAACAGTTCCCTCAACACTTCCAGTTTTCAGTGAAACCACAGTTCGTGAGCTGTGGATGGCCAAGCACAGCCATAGACACAGTCCCAGGAGGTCAAAGACAGAAATCACACAACCCATTTCATAAATCAACGAGCCAACATgccaagaagatgaaggggtaGTGTATATACTGAGGTTCCAATTGATGGTTGGAAAGACTTTGTCACAGAAAGAAAGTCCCCCAAGTTGAGAAACAAACATGGCACATGTTGTCTCAAGTATTTGACTTCTCTAGTTCAATTCTCTTAGGGACTAGAATTTTTTAACGGCAactacaataaaataaaaatgcactAACAATAATATGCCATGTTTCTACAATTTTTcatcattgaatgtataaatattATGTCTTTGGGGTTCAAATGTTTAAGACATGTAGGGTATTAATGCCACTGAGGAACAAGTTGTTAAGAGTGGTCATTCCAATAATTGGAGCATATATTTAGATCCAGTACTGACTTGGACAGTTACCTTCTTATTTTCCAATGATAGATTTAGTTCAAATTATCTAAgagttttgaatgaaaatgaaGCTAAATCCTatatcttttctctttcttaatctcaataacaaaatattcaataattagaGTGGCTGAATCAATTTCAAAATGGTCCAGCAAAAGGTTGGTCACTTAGGGTTGACAATTGCCTCCTCTTGTCTTGAGAGTACTCAACAACTATGAGACCAAGAAAGGTGCAGCTGAGgggtatatatgtattttaataaaGATATATTGGGTGAAAGAAACCATTCAGCCAACACAATTTGATAAGGTTtcataatatcaaaataatttaatgtttgcTTATATGatagtataaatataaatatacaattacTTATTAGTTCCAATCAAATACTGGATAAAAAAAGACCATCAATAGACATAATGACCCAATGgagtaaaa contains the following coding sequences:
- the LOC127813013 gene encoding cysteine--tRNA ligase, chloroplastic/mitochondrial isoform X3; translated protein: MVHLHCLPPTVEPRVSDHMPQIIDMIKQILDNGCAYRIDGDVYFSVDKFPEYGKLSGRKVEDNRAGERVAVDLRKKNAADFALWKSAKEGEPFWESPWGPGRPGWHIECSAMSAAYLGYSFDIHGGGMDLIFPHHENEIAQSCAACEKSNVTYWIHNGFVTIDSEKMSKSLGNFFTIRQVIDLYHPLALRLFLIGTHYRSPINYSDVQLERASDRVFYIYQTLHDCGVILSQQNDGTQKGSIPPDVLSCINKFNDEVLMSMFDDLHTPVALSALSDPLKIINDLLHTRKGRKRELRMESLAALEQAISNLLSILGLMPAIYSEVLQQLREKALKRAKLTEDLVLQKIEERTTARMNKEYEKSDALRKDLAAVGIALMDSPEGTTWRPAVPLALQEQQVAAA
- the LOC127813013 gene encoding cysteine--tRNA ligase, chloroplastic/mitochondrial isoform X1 codes for the protein MITLFRFYKPFIPIPPSLITRPQSFLRRKISIGGARFRPLNSNAQSRPLVTQKTRDNGVGGTESSKPSFSELWLYNTMSKQKEVFTPKVPGKVGMYVCGVTAYDLSHIGHARVYVCFDVLYRFLRHLGYEVNYVRNFTDVDDKIIARAKELGEDPISLSRRYSEEFHHDMVHLHCLPPTVEPRVSDHMPQIIDMIKQILDNGCAYRIDGDVYFSVDKFPEYGKLSGRKVEDNRAGERVAVDLRKKNAADFALWKSAKEGEPFWESPWGPGRPGWHIECSAMSAAYLGYSFDIHGGGMDLIFPHHENEIAQSCAACEKSNVTYWIHNGFVTIDSEKMSKSLGNFFTIRQVIDLYHPLALRLFLIGTHYRSPINYSDVQLERASDRVFYIYQTLHDCGVILSQQNDGTQKGSIPPDVLSCINKFNDEVLMSMFDDLHTPVALSALSDPLKIINDLLHTRKGRKRELRMESLAALEQAISNLLSILGLMPAIYSEVLQQLREKALKRAKLTEDLVLQKIEERTTARMNKEYEKSDALRKDLAAVGIALMDSPEGTTWRPAVPLALQEQQVAAA
- the LOC127813013 gene encoding cysteine--tRNA ligase, chloroplastic/mitochondrial isoform X2 yields the protein MSASTSSTGRFLRHLGYEVNYVRNFTDVDDKIIARAKELGEDPISLSRRYSEEFHHDMVHLHCLPPTVEPRVSDHMPQIIDMIKQILDNGCAYRIDGDVYFSVDKFPEYGKLSGRKVEDNRAGERVAVDLRKKNAADFALWKSAKEGEPFWESPWGPGRPGWHIECSAMSAAYLGYSFDIHGGGMDLIFPHHENEIAQSCAACEKSNVTYWIHNGFVTIDSEKMSKSLGNFFTIRQVIDLYHPLALRLFLIGTHYRSPINYSDVQLERASDRVFYIYQTLHDCGVILSQQNDGTQKGSIPPDVLSCINKFNDEVLMSMFDDLHTPVALSALSDPLKIINDLLHTRKGRKRELRMESLAALEQAISNLLSILGLMPAIYSEVLQQLREKALKRAKLTEDLVLQKIEERTTARMNKEYEKSDALRKDLAAVGIALMDSPEGTTWRPAVPLALQEQQVAAA
- the LOC127813012 gene encoding heparanase-like protein 3 isoform X1; the protein is MFVSQLGGLSFCDKVFPTINWNLSIYTTPSSSWHVGSLIYEMGCVISVFDLLGLCLWLCLAIHSSRTVVSLKTGSVEGTVLINGTASIGKTDEDFICATMDFWPPEKCDYEDCSWGSASLLNLDLSNPILLDAIKAFSPLTIRIGGTLQDKVIYQNIGDQRPCSQFVKSNLEMFGFTQGCLPLPRWDALNIFFKEAGAKVIFGLNALSGRSMNPNGSATGAWDSSNAESLIRYTVNKNYTVRGWELGNELSGNGIGARIAADQYASDVIALHNMVQKVYRGSQIKPLVLGPGGFFDAYWFAEFVNKTPLSLQAITHHIYNLGPGNDNHLIEKILDPSYLDGGSEPFRSLQNILESSGTSTVAWVGEAGGAYNSGHNLVTNAFVFSFWCVGANLFISILLSSMCVCVCRFSIFRTNLNLCSQNRYLDQLGMASSYDTKTYCRQTLIGGNYGLLNTTTFVPNPDYYSALLWHRIMGRNVLNTSFSGTAKIRAYSHCSKQSEGITLLLINLDGNNTVQVRVSVANESTNEVPKLPHKHNTGRTKSERKHQASNVGEVTREEYHLTAKDGNLHSQTVLLNGKMLSVNSSGTIPPLEPVHVNISEPVTVTPCSIVFVHIPSFLVPACR
- the LOC127813012 gene encoding heparanase-like protein 3 isoform X2, whose product is MFVSQLGGLSFCDKVFPTINWNLSIYTTPSSSWHVGSLIYEMGCVISVFDLLGLCLWLCLAIHSSRTVVSLKTGSVEGTVLINGTASIGKTDEDFICATMDFWPPEKCDYEDCSWGSASLLNLDLSNPILLDAIKAFSPLTIRIGGTLQDKVIYQNIGDQRPCSQFVKSNLEMFGFTQGCLPLPRWDALNIFFKEAGAKVIFGLNALSGRSMNPNGSATGAWDSSNAESLIRYTVNKNYTVRGWELGNELSGNGIGARIAADQYASDVIALHNMVQKVYRGSQIKPLVLGPGGFFDAYWFAEFVNKTPLSLQAITHHIYNLGPGNDNHLIEKILDPSYLDGGSEPFRSLQNILESSGTSTVAWVGEAGGAYNSGHNLVTNAFVFSFWYLDQLGMASSYDTKTYCRQTLIGGNYGLLNTTTFVPNPDYYSALLWHRIMGRNVLNTSFSGTAKIRAYSHCSKQSEGITLLLINLDGNNTVQVRVSVANESTNEVPKLPHKHNTGRTKSERKHQASNVGEVTREEYHLTAKDGNLHSQTVLLNGKMLSVNSSGTIPPLEPVHVNISEPVTVTPCSIVFVHIPSFLVPACR